The following coding sequences lie in one Metallumcola ferriviriculae genomic window:
- a CDS encoding 4Fe-4S dicluster domain-containing protein has product MGNKLVTDFSICTGCAICLLACSNAAVGGFNPRLARMKVLNERDGLVSRPVVCNQCKNAFCQQVCPTGAIKRNEQGVLVVNEQDCNGCGSCSEYCPNGVIVILKKKALKCDLCGGSPRCVEQCPTGALQLFNGGDCCE; this is encoded by the coding sequence ATGGGAAACAAACTAGTAACGGATTTTAGTATTTGTACTGGATGTGCTATCTGTCTGCTAGCGTGTAGCAATGCTGCTGTGGGTGGTTTTAATCCTAGATTGGCCCGAATGAAGGTGCTTAATGAAAGAGATGGCTTAGTCAGCCGGCCTGTAGTGTGCAATCAATGTAAAAATGCCTTTTGCCAGCAGGTTTGCCCAACTGGGGCGATTAAACGAAATGAACAGGGGGTACTGGTGGTAAATGAACAGGATTGTAACGGCTGCGGCAGCTGTAGTGAATATTGTCCTAACGGGGTAATAGTTATTCTTAAGAAGAAAGCTTTAAAGTGCGACCTTTGTGGTGGTTCACCTCGGTGTGTAGAGCAGTGTCCTACGGGTGCATTGCAGTTATTTAACGGGGGTGATTGTTGTGAATAA
- a CDS encoding aldehyde ferredoxin oxidoreductase family protein has protein sequence MNNTGYHGRLLYIDLTAETHEIREIPKQVLGDYVGGKGLAAYILNNETSGKIDSLGKENLLIFAAGPLTGTNAPATRGVVVTCSPLTGGFVDSYYGGHFAQELKYAGIDALVVAGQAEEPVYLYIEDEEVQVKPAGHLWGTDTFEANKKIKEQLADQTVKVASIGPAGENQVPFALVSCEYNRQAGRGGVGAVMGSKKLKGIAVKGTGIVSINDNQRFAKAAALAREELAGDETVQELTRAGTASSLWFADEQGLLPVENYRKGTFNPEGLAEDAQKKEIWLRDVGCASCPIRCSKVGVIRKGKRKGTVSDIVEYETAALMGANLGLTDIREVAYLVYLCDALGLDGMSAGSVVGFAMECFEKGIFSEAAHQYTVEFGSAENIAKLLTDIANRRGPLGELLSMGTAKASQQLGKDAQLQACHVKGMDIPAWGPRGVPGMGLAYLTADRGACHQRAFPINYEVGGVPWDGKIVDRLAVTGKAAMVIHDQNYSAGLDTLVKCDFGSFGITAATYLEMLAAATGVEMSESELMIMGERIWNTTRLFNLRQGLDMTQERLPKRFFEPLPDGPAKGHRFTQEDQQVMLQEYYALRGWDESGRPREDKLNQLNISKEVI, from the coding sequence GTGAATAATACCGGATACCATGGCCGACTTCTTTACATTGATTTGACTGCCGAAACCCATGAAATCAGGGAAATTCCCAAGCAAGTACTGGGGGACTATGTAGGCGGCAAGGGGTTAGCAGCCTATATCTTAAATAATGAAACTTCCGGAAAAATTGACTCTTTGGGGAAGGAGAATCTTTTGATTTTTGCTGCCGGGCCGCTTACGGGCACCAATGCACCGGCTACCCGGGGTGTTGTTGTGACCTGCTCCCCACTGACCGGGGGATTTGTTGATTCCTATTACGGCGGTCACTTTGCTCAAGAATTGAAGTATGCCGGCATTGATGCCTTAGTGGTTGCTGGTCAGGCAGAAGAGCCTGTTTACCTTTATATCGAAGACGAAGAGGTTCAAGTTAAGCCGGCAGGCCATCTGTGGGGGACGGACACCTTTGAAGCGAATAAAAAAATAAAAGAGCAGCTGGCTGACCAAACAGTGAAAGTGGCTTCCATCGGCCCTGCCGGGGAAAACCAAGTACCATTTGCGTTAGTATCTTGTGAATATAATCGCCAGGCAGGACGTGGCGGTGTTGGCGCCGTCATGGGCAGTAAGAAGTTAAAAGGGATTGCCGTCAAGGGTACGGGAATAGTATCCATCAATGATAATCAGCGTTTTGCGAAAGCTGCTGCCCTTGCCCGGGAAGAATTAGCCGGGGATGAGACGGTGCAGGAATTAACCAGAGCCGGCACGGCATCTTCCTTATGGTTTGCTGATGAGCAAGGTCTACTTCCTGTAGAGAACTATCGTAAAGGTACCTTCAACCCTGAAGGACTGGCAGAAGACGCCCAGAAAAAGGAAATTTGGCTTAGAGATGTGGGATGCGCTTCATGCCCAATTAGGTGTAGTAAAGTGGGTGTAATCAGAAAAGGAAAGCGAAAGGGCACTGTGTCAGACATCGTGGAGTATGAAACAGCGGCATTAATGGGTGCAAATCTGGGATTAACTGATATTCGCGAGGTAGCTTATTTGGTCTACCTCTGTGATGCCCTGGGTCTGGATGGTATGTCCGCAGGCAGCGTCGTCGGTTTTGCCATGGAATGTTTTGAAAAAGGTATATTCAGCGAAGCTGCTCACCAATATACTGTCGAGTTTGGGTCCGCTGAGAATATAGCGAAGCTGCTCACCGACATTGCTAATCGACGTGGCCCCTTGGGTGAACTTCTGAGCATGGGAACCGCCAAAGCAAGCCAGCAGCTGGGTAAAGATGCACAGTTGCAGGCATGTCATGTCAAGGGGATGGATATTCCCGCTTGGGGTCCTAGAGGGGTGCCGGGTATGGGGCTTGCCTATCTTACTGCTGATCGCGGCGCTTGTCATCAGAGAGCTTTTCCCATCAATTATGAAGTAGGTGGTGTACCTTGGGACGGTAAAATAGTAGATCGGCTGGCAGTTACGGGAAAAGCGGCAATGGTCATCCATGACCAGAACTATTCTGCCGGTCTGGATACCCTGGTTAAATGTGACTTCGGCTCATTTGGCATTACTGCAGCCACGTATTTGGAAATGTTGGCTGCAGCAACAGGTGTGGAAATGAGTGAATCGGAATTAATGATTATGGGTGAGCGAATATGGAATACCACTAGATTGTTTAACCTTCGACAGGGGTTGGATATGACCCAAGAGAGATTACCTAAAAGGTTTTTTGAGCCACTGCCGGATGGACCGGCCAAGGGGCACAGGTTCACACAAGAAGATCAACAGGTAATGCTTCAGGAATATTATGCTCTTCGAGGTTGGGACGAGAGTGGCCGGCCTAGAGAAGATAAATTAAATCAATTAAACATTTCTAAGGAGGTTATTTAA
- a CDS encoding ArsR/SmtB family transcription factor, translated as MTDKREVCDEFCVSPEAVSQVKSKMLAEVEVGHMAEIFKVLGDKTRISILQALMQKELCVCDISAALEMTPSAVSHQLRVLRQARLVKNRREGKNIYYSIDDAHVAAFFVQALEHVRHG; from the coding sequence ATGACAGATAAGCGTGAGGTATGCGATGAGTTTTGTGTTAGCCCTGAGGCGGTTAGTCAGGTAAAGAGTAAAATGTTGGCCGAAGTGGAAGTGGGCCATATGGCTGAAATTTTTAAAGTGCTTGGGGATAAAACAAGGATAAGCATCTTACAGGCATTGATGCAGAAAGAGCTTTGTGTTTGTGACATTTCTGCTGCTTTGGAAATGACTCCCTCTGCTGTTTCTCATCAACTTCGGGTACTCAGGCAAGCGAGGTTAGTGAAGAATCGCAGGGAAGGGAAGAATATCTACTATTCCATCGATGATGCTCATGTAGCCGCTTTTTTTGTTCAAGCACTAGAGCATGTGCGTCATGGGTGA
- a CDS encoding DUF421 domain-containing protein, with product MTTDFYQAIFYSLIIYVLLLVLSRLMGKKFIAQLTFFDFITAITIGTISGSFITAEVKGAYLLLSPVVFAIAVITTGFISLKSVPARKFIEGEPVIAIQNGKILEKNLGKMRLNIDNLMMMLREKKVFELSEVEFAVLEPSGKLSVLKKSQNLPLTPSDVNIETKYKGMSSEIIRDGKIVEQNLRQNNLTHQWLYNQLLAKGVRDLNDVFLASLSTDGILYFDLKNDKLDYVQEVDDDQ from the coding sequence ATGACCACAGATTTTTATCAAGCAATATTTTATTCGCTAATTATCTATGTGCTTCTACTAGTGCTTAGCAGGTTGATGGGAAAAAAGTTTATTGCTCAATTAACTTTTTTTGATTTCATTACCGCAATTACCATTGGCACAATTTCTGGGTCTTTTATTACCGCTGAAGTCAAAGGTGCCTATCTATTATTATCACCGGTGGTTTTTGCAATTGCAGTAATAACTACCGGCTTCATTTCACTAAAAAGTGTTCCAGCTCGGAAATTCATTGAAGGCGAACCTGTAATAGCAATTCAGAATGGCAAAATCCTGGAAAAAAACTTGGGGAAAATGCGCTTAAACATTGACAATCTTATGATGATGCTTAGGGAAAAAAAGGTGTTTGAGCTATCTGAGGTAGAATTCGCTGTGCTGGAACCTTCCGGTAAACTTAGTGTCTTGAAAAAAAGTCAAAACTTACCGTTAACTCCCAGTGATGTTAACATTGAGACAAAATATAAGGGTATGTCATCAGAAATCATTAGAGACGGAAAAATCGTCGAACAAAATCTACGCCAAAACAATTTAACGCACCAGTGGCTTTATAATCAACTGTTAGCAAAAGGTGTTAGGGACCTTAATGATGTATTTTTAGCTTCGCTGTCAACCGACGGCATCTTATATTTTGACCTTAAAAATGATAAGCTCGACTACGTTCAGGAAGTAGACGATGACCAATAG
- a CDS encoding ABC transporter substrate-binding protein: MILCLVLLVAAGAVVSGCTNQTQQQDTAGKNEDAQKDDADTPKEGDTKVQVGDKNINLGMVEWPGVTQKTYILKEVLDKLGYDVEINTYTVPLVIQGLSTGDIDAFAGTWFETFGEALQKKIDNGSIKVTSIQLEDALYKPAVPTYVFEAGVKSMADLNKYADKFNHKYYGIEPGNDGNQIMIDAVNNDTYNLGDWEVVESSTSGMLLQAKKLTDKKEWIVFSAWKPHWMNVVYDIKYLDDPEGLWGEAAKVGTISSADFPEEHPNVNKFLEQFTITSDIQSAWILEYAKNERDPKEVATEWVSNNLDLVSQWLDGVVTVDGKDAQNVIKESY, from the coding sequence ATGATATTATGTCTGGTTTTGCTGGTGGCTGCGGGAGCAGTTGTTTCAGGGTGTACTAACCAAACCCAGCAGCAAGATACGGCAGGCAAAAACGAGGATGCCCAGAAAGATGACGCTGACACACCTAAAGAGGGTGATACCAAAGTACAGGTTGGCGATAAGAATATAAATCTGGGCATGGTTGAATGGCCTGGAGTCACCCAGAAGACTTACATCCTTAAAGAAGTACTGGACAAGTTAGGCTATGATGTCGAAATTAACACTTATACAGTACCTTTAGTGATACAGGGATTATCTACAGGTGACATTGACGCTTTCGCAGGTACTTGGTTTGAAACCTTTGGCGAAGCACTGCAGAAAAAAATTGATAATGGCAGTATTAAGGTCACAAGCATTCAATTAGAAGATGCTTTGTATAAACCTGCGGTACCCACTTATGTGTTTGAGGCCGGAGTCAAGTCTATGGCTGACTTGAATAAATACGCCGATAAGTTCAATCACAAATACTATGGTATTGAGCCTGGAAACGATGGAAATCAAATTATGATTGATGCAGTAAATAACGACACCTACAATTTAGGCGACTGGGAAGTTGTAGAGAGCAGTACATCAGGTATGCTGCTTCAAGCTAAAAAATTAACCGATAAAAAAGAGTGGATCGTGTTTAGTGCGTGGAAACCTCACTGGATGAACGTTGTCTACGATATCAAATATTTAGACGACCCTGAAGGCCTCTGGGGTGAAGCCGCTAAAGTAGGTACAATTAGTTCTGCGGACTTCCCTGAGGAACATCCTAATGTAAACAAATTCTTGGAGCAATTTACTATCACCAGTGACATCCAAAGTGCATGGATTTTGGAATATGCTAAAAATGAACGTGACCCCAAAGAAGTGGCCACGGAATGGGTTTCAAATAACCTCGACCTGGTCAGTCAGTGGCTTGACGGTGTAGTAACCGTAGACGGAAAAGATGCACAAAACGTTATTAAAGAGTCCTACTAA
- a CDS encoding ABC transporter permease has protein sequence MFTFHVGPIFEGAVDWLNVNFAPFFDLIKSFLLALISNLEMLLLAVPSLILIAFIALIAWKTAGKGVALFAFLGLLFVNGMELWPETMATLSLVLSAALMALVVGIPLGILSARNSTVDYIIRPLLDLMQTMPAFVYLIPAVLFFELGDVPGAVATIIFSMPPAVRLTTLGIRQVPEEVVEAAMAFGSTPKQLLFKVQVPLAIPTILAGVNQTIMLALSMVVIAAMIGAGGLGIVVLRGITQLKFGMGFEGGLAVVILAMVLDRITQSLGRGAAK, from the coding sequence ATGTTTACTTTTCATGTAGGACCCATCTTTGAAGGTGCAGTTGACTGGCTTAATGTCAATTTCGCGCCTTTTTTCGACCTAATAAAATCATTTTTGCTAGCTCTGATTTCAAACTTAGAAATGCTATTACTAGCCGTTCCCAGCCTCATACTAATTGCGTTTATTGCCCTGATTGCCTGGAAAACAGCTGGTAAAGGCGTCGCGCTGTTTGCTTTTCTAGGGTTGCTCTTTGTGAATGGTATGGAACTATGGCCGGAAACTATGGCAACACTTTCCCTGGTGCTTTCTGCTGCGTTGATGGCTTTGGTAGTAGGAATACCATTAGGCATACTTTCGGCAAGAAATAGCACTGTGGATTATATTATCCGACCTTTGTTGGACTTAATGCAGACCATGCCCGCCTTTGTCTATCTAATTCCTGCGGTGCTGTTCTTTGAACTAGGTGATGTTCCCGGTGCAGTAGCTACTATCATATTCTCTATGCCTCCGGCAGTAAGACTGACCACTTTGGGCATTCGACAGGTACCTGAAGAGGTTGTTGAGGCCGCCATGGCATTCGGTTCCACCCCTAAACAACTGCTGTTCAAAGTGCAAGTACCCCTAGCCATACCTACCATTCTTGCCGGGGTTAACCAAACAATCATGCTCGCCCTGTCTATGGTGGTAATCGCTGCCATGATCGGCGCCGGCGGTCTAGGTATAGTCGTACTACGTGGCATCACTCAATTGAAATTTGGCATGGGTTTTGAAGGCGGTCTAGCAGTGGTAATCCTTGCTATGGTGCTGGACAGAATCACTCAATCTCTCGGCCGAGGAGCTGCAAAATAA
- a CDS encoding iron-containing alcohol dehydrogenase, translated as MRIEQMQKLSVFEVPTVMKHGIGAIKALGEEVQALGVTKPLIVTDQGVKNAGLLEPVEKSLKAAAVPYVIYDGVVANPPLEVVAKGTMLYKEQGCDGLVAVGGGSSMDTAKAIGVEVAHGESVLEYECAEGKKELTKRIPSLVTIPTTAGTGSEVTLWAVITDPAREFKFNTGGPLIAAHLTLIDPELHVTMPPAVTAGTGMDALCHAIECYTCHYAQPQTDAVALLAIEYAAKYLRRAAANGQDIEARYGMAMSAMLAGLAYGSESAGAVHAMTQTLGGIIPVPHGLAVAATLAPVMEYNWVGDPEKFARIAQAMGVDTYAMDINDAACASVEAVRQLAEDIDIPTLGDLGVPEDMIPRLAKEAEKDPQTVGNPRDINAKGYEKIYRSCF; from the coding sequence ATGAGAATTGAGCAAATGCAGAAACTAAGTGTCTTCGAAGTTCCCACGGTAATGAAGCACGGTATTGGTGCAATTAAGGCGTTGGGGGAAGAAGTACAAGCATTAGGAGTCACCAAGCCTCTGATTGTTACTGACCAGGGTGTAAAAAATGCCGGGTTGCTGGAGCCGGTAGAAAAAAGCTTGAAGGCAGCGGCAGTTCCTTATGTAATTTATGATGGGGTTGTTGCTAACCCTCCTTTGGAAGTTGTGGCCAAAGGGACAATGTTATATAAAGAACAAGGCTGTGATGGTTTGGTTGCTGTTGGCGGCGGTAGTTCCATGGATACTGCTAAGGCCATCGGCGTGGAAGTCGCTCATGGTGAATCGGTGTTGGAATATGAATGTGCAGAAGGTAAAAAGGAATTGACAAAGAGAATTCCTTCATTGGTAACGATACCGACTACTGCAGGTACCGGCAGTGAAGTTACTCTTTGGGCGGTAATCACCGACCCGGCTAGGGAGTTTAAGTTTAATACCGGTGGTCCGTTAATTGCTGCACACTTGACTTTGATTGACCCGGAGCTGCATGTGACTATGCCGCCAGCGGTTACTGCCGGCACAGGTATGGATGCCCTTTGTCACGCCATTGAGTGTTATACCTGTCACTATGCTCAGCCCCAGACTGATGCGGTGGCCCTTTTGGCTATTGAATATGCAGCAAAGTACCTCCGTCGAGCTGCAGCTAATGGGCAAGATATTGAAGCTCGTTATGGGATGGCAATGTCAGCAATGTTAGCCGGTCTTGCTTACGGCAGTGAAAGCGCAGGCGCGGTACATGCCATGACCCAGACATTAGGTGGAATTATTCCAGTACCCCACGGACTTGCTGTAGCGGCTACTCTCGCGCCGGTAATGGAATATAATTGGGTCGGCGACCCGGAAAAATTTGCTCGTATCGCTCAGGCCATGGGTGTTGATACTTACGCGATGGATATTAATGATGCCGCGTGCGCATCCGTTGAGGCAGTACGGCAATTGGCAGAAGACATCGATATTCCTACTTTGGGAGACCTAGGTGTTCCTGAAGATATGATTCCCCGCCTTGCCAAGGAAGCGGAAAAGGACCCACAAACCGTTGGTAATCCCAGAGATATTAATGCCAAGGGTTATGAGAAAATTTATCGCAGCTGTTTCTAA
- a CDS encoding stalk domain-containing protein — MAFNYFGRVLTVLILTTVMLVGAAQAAAGADTIRIVVDGQPINSSPAPFIQKGRTLVPVRLVSETLGAQVDWHKEDKTVTIVKADKDVKLRIDNRLVDYDRGNEFGVTDVSPEIFNGRTFVPLRLVSNALGVAVEWDNDSRTVFVDSDGVAAITPFFEMDIQTVQPGQTIPGITQLAVIFKNDDPSGAAEVKYLLLDPETGRGPVIARGDDINAAYQWLPDQLHSGSRVLAAVINDKNGRFLAGSVVPVQVAVSPWVALTGLQSGQDIVDSVSFKADLNFVAEYVRYEITNQVTGNVITTGEADPQGAYSWTPQLTDNGKTIVRAFAYDRYGNAHESEPVAINVNVKRQLTLRGIAPGASVERPDTLYLSRNFAISQVDYLVKNVETGKEEILASQKGYASYRWFPVPQQVGTWELTARVKDDAGNVFTSNSIKVKVPGTPLLLLKTVGPEEVLTGTTKLKCETNVPLNDITYYLIDSQTGAKRVIASGNDVTAEYSWTPQEEDEGQWRIQAEAVTAEGKKLITEAVPIRVYLGKTYQSRPVIEKSKFLDFAANLAKESREKTGMSAALQTAQAILETGWGQYTPVDKYTGQMSYNLFGIKGKGSAGSVISNTWEEYNGNKFRVDAAFRAYANAGQSWTDHKKLLLSASRYQPFREVMYDGTLGAWALKRAGYATDSQYPLKLMRIIKLYDLHLLDEEGI, encoded by the coding sequence TTGGCTTTTAATTACTTCGGCAGAGTGTTAACTGTACTTATTCTAACAACGGTAATGTTGGTGGGAGCAGCGCAAGCGGCAGCAGGAGCTGATACGATAAGAATAGTGGTGGATGGCCAACCAATTAATTCATCACCTGCTCCATTTATTCAAAAAGGTCGCACCCTGGTGCCTGTTCGTCTGGTTTCCGAGACATTAGGTGCCCAGGTGGATTGGCATAAAGAGGATAAGACTGTCACAATTGTTAAGGCTGATAAGGATGTGAAGCTGCGTATTGATAACCGTCTAGTGGACTATGACAGAGGTAACGAGTTTGGTGTAACTGATGTGTCACCGGAAATTTTTAACGGCCGCACCTTTGTACCGCTTAGGTTGGTAAGCAATGCTTTAGGAGTAGCGGTGGAGTGGGATAACGATAGTCGTACTGTATTCGTTGATTCGGACGGTGTTGCAGCAATTACTCCGTTTTTTGAGATGGATATCCAAACGGTGCAGCCGGGGCAAACAATACCTGGTATCACCCAACTGGCGGTAATTTTCAAGAATGATGATCCGAGCGGTGCAGCCGAAGTTAAGTATTTGCTCCTTGACCCGGAAACAGGTCGCGGCCCGGTGATAGCTCGAGGGGATGATATAAACGCCGCTTATCAATGGCTTCCGGACCAACTGCACAGCGGTTCTAGAGTGCTGGCCGCTGTAATTAACGATAAAAACGGCCGGTTTTTAGCCGGGAGCGTGGTACCTGTGCAGGTAGCGGTATCGCCTTGGGTAGCGCTGACAGGGTTACAGTCAGGGCAGGATATAGTTGATAGTGTATCTTTTAAAGCTGATTTGAATTTTGTAGCCGAATATGTAAGATACGAGATAACTAATCAGGTGACCGGTAACGTAATTACTACCGGTGAGGCAGACCCTCAGGGAGCATACAGCTGGACGCCCCAACTTACGGATAACGGAAAAACCATTGTCAGAGCATTTGCTTACGACCGGTACGGAAATGCCCATGAGAGTGAACCAGTTGCCATTAACGTTAACGTAAAGCGCCAATTGACCCTAAGAGGAATAGCCCCCGGGGCATCGGTGGAGCGTCCCGATACCTTATATCTCAGCCGTAACTTTGCTATAAGTCAGGTAGATTATTTGGTCAAGAATGTGGAGACGGGTAAAGAAGAAATTCTAGCTTCACAGAAAGGTTATGCCAGTTATCGTTGGTTCCCCGTACCCCAGCAGGTTGGAACATGGGAGTTAACAGCGCGTGTTAAGGATGATGCAGGAAATGTTTTCACCAGTAATTCCATAAAGGTAAAGGTACCCGGAACCCCTTTGTTACTTCTTAAAACAGTAGGTCCTGAAGAAGTCTTAACGGGGACGACAAAGCTAAAATGTGAAACTAATGTACCCTTGAACGATATCACCTACTACCTGATAGATTCCCAAACGGGGGCCAAGCGAGTCATCGCTAGCGGTAATGATGTCACTGCTGAATATTCCTGGACTCCTCAGGAGGAAGATGAGGGACAATGGCGGATTCAAGCGGAGGCGGTTACTGCTGAAGGGAAAAAGCTTATTACTGAAGCTGTGCCGATTCGGGTGTATTTGGGTAAGACCTACCAATCTCGGCCGGTGATTGAAAAAAGCAAATTCCTAGATTTCGCTGCTAATTTAGCCAAAGAGTCTCGCGAAAAGACGGGTATGTCGGCAGCATTGCAGACAGCACAAGCAATATTGGAAACGGGTTGGGGGCAGTATACACCGGTGGATAAATATACCGGCCAGATGTCTTACAATCTCTTTGGCATCAAGGGTAAAGGGTCAGCCGGGTCGGTTATTTCCAATACATGGGAAGAATATAACGGGAACAAATTCCGGGTTGATGCTGCTTTCCGTGCTTATGCCAATGCTGGACAAAGCTGGACTGACCATAAGAAGTTATTGTTAAGTGCCAGCAGATACCAACCGTTTAGAGAGGTTATGTATGACGGCACCTTAGGTGCCTGGGCGTTAAAACGGGCAGGTTATGCAACTGATTCTCAGTACCCTCTCAAGCTGATGAGAATTATTAAACTGTATGATTTGCATCTCTTAGATGAGGAAGGAATTTAA
- a CDS encoding GbsR/MarR family transcriptional regulator, producing MKLNCPSDMDKLEIARRRISTVMAKTMDLYGTPPSIGMLYATLYFSEDPLTLDELKESMGMSKTSMSTGVRKLEENHFVNKVWQKGVRKDLYEAQKDFYESFIGFYCNMWHRELELNMEAIRKAEPELKALLKSSDEEVRRLAERDLAQLENGQNYYKWLEKLVKSLESGKIFDFIPKLEKEVD from the coding sequence TTGAAATTGAACTGTCCTTCAGATATGGATAAATTAGAAATAGCTAGAAGGCGTATTAGCACCGTTATGGCAAAAACCATGGATTTATACGGCACACCTCCTTCAATTGGCATGCTTTACGCCACATTATACTTCAGCGAGGATCCTTTGACGCTGGATGAGCTAAAAGAGTCTATGGGTATGAGCAAAACCAGCATGAGTACCGGTGTAAGGAAGTTGGAGGAAAACCATTTCGTCAATAAAGTCTGGCAAAAAGGTGTACGCAAAGACCTCTACGAAGCCCAAAAAGACTTCTACGAAAGCTTCATTGGTTTCTACTGTAACATGTGGCACAGGGAACTTGAGCTGAACATGGAGGCTATCAGAAAAGCAGAACCGGAATTAAAAGCACTGCTTAAAAGCAGTGACGAAGAAGTGAGACGTCTAGCTGAAAGAGATCTAGCGCAGTTGGAGAATGGCCAGAATTATTACAAATGGCTTGAAAAGCTGGTTAAAAGTCTTGAAAGCGGCAAAATCTTTGACTTCATTCCAAAATTGGAAAAGGAGGTGGACTAG
- a CDS encoding DUF6125 family protein, with amino-acid sequence MRDFKDLSKEELLAYVTDAAKNWLAHDGLWFQEVEKAYGIEKANEFNRNAWEKLTVIEAKRIMKSFGIESGGGLDALEQALRFRMYAVINVWKVERPDDKTLRYLMVDCRVQSARHRKNMTPHPCKPVGLVEYGDFAKTIDPRIKTSCLSCPPERTTEDYWCGWEFTITD; translated from the coding sequence TTGCGTGATTTTAAAGATTTGTCTAAAGAGGAACTGCTGGCGTACGTTACTGATGCAGCAAAAAACTGGCTCGCCCACGATGGGTTGTGGTTCCAGGAGGTAGAAAAGGCTTACGGTATAGAAAAAGCCAATGAATTTAATAGAAATGCCTGGGAGAAGCTCACTGTAATTGAAGCAAAAAGGATTATGAAAAGCTTTGGGATCGAATCTGGTGGAGGTTTAGATGCCTTAGAACAGGCACTCCGTTTTCGCATGTACGCTGTAATTAATGTATGGAAAGTAGAGCGGCCCGATGATAAAACGCTCAGATACCTGATGGTTGATTGCCGTGTCCAATCGGCCAGACACCGCAAGAATATGACACCGCATCCTTGTAAGCCAGTAGGCTTAGTTGAATATGGTGATTTCGCCAAAACAATTGACCCGCGTATTAAAACAAGCTGTCTCAGCTGCCCGCCGGAACGTACTACGGAAGATTACTGGTGCGGCTGGGAATTTACCATTACCGATTAA